A single genomic interval of Gossypium raimondii isolate GPD5lz chromosome 11, ASM2569854v1, whole genome shotgun sequence harbors:
- the LOC105801188 gene encoding uncharacterized protein LOC105801188 gives MPIEFQGAIFPAELMERPFGEFDLILGMHWLVKHRARLDCAAKRMVLKTIEDEEVAMIEERKDFFSNVISALRVEKLVRKGCEVFLAYINISEAEGPSVGDVRTIKEFFDVFPNELPRLPPNREIEFGIELLSVTTPVSIAPYRMAPKEEKQLYAKFSKCEFWLLEVTFLGHVVSVKGIRVDPRKIETVLDWKPPRTVSEIRSFLGLPESGKEFTVYSDASHVGLGCVLMQEGRVVAYTSRKLKPHEANCPTHDLELAAVKELNLRQQRWIELLQDYDSSIKYHPSKANMVADALSHRAVNDLRALFTRLSLFDDGSLLAELQQVKAEHQLPSGLLQPVKIPLWKWERVTMDFVSGLHLTPTKKDSVRIDGQSERVIQILEDMLKCCVVDFRGNWEDYLPLAEFAYNNSYQSKLVTDTEENVKLIQDRLNEASDRKNSYADLKHQEIEYFMGDYVLFKVSLWKKILRFGQKGKLSLRFIGPYRILKRVRPVAYQLELPPELDRIHDVFHVSMLRRYRSDPTHIVRVEEIEVRPNLTFKEEPVQILDREVRVLRKKSIPLVKVLWSNHSS, from the exons ATGCCCATTGAGTTCCAAGGAGCAATTTTTCCAGCGGAATTGATGGAACGGCCGTTTGGCGAATTCGACCTTATTTTGGGCATGCATTGGTTGGTGAAACACCGAGCTAGGTTGGACTGTGCTGCTAAGCGTATGGTATTAAAGACTATTGAGGATGAGGAGGTGGCTATGATTGAAGAGCGAAAGGACTTTTtttctaatgtgatctctgcttTAAGGGTCGAAAAACTGGTTCGCAAGGGTTGTGAGGTGTTTCTAGCTTATATTAATATATCTGAAGCTGAGGGTCCTTCTGTTGGAGATGTTAGAACTATTAAGGAGTTTTTCGATGTTTTTCCTAATGAACTCCCTAGGTTGCCTCCGAACCGCGAAATTGAATTTGGAATTGAGCTTCTGTCAGTAACAACTCCAGTGTCTATTGCCCCTTACAGGATGGCACCGAAGGA GGAGAAACAATTGTAtgctaagttcagcaagtgtgagttctggctgCTAGAAGTGACATTTCTGGGTCACGTGGTGTCTGTCAAGGGGATTAGGGTTGATCCTCGAAAAATTGAAACTGTACTGGATTGGAAACCACCTAGGACCGTATCTGAGATTCGAAGCTTTCTGGGTCTG CCAGAGTCTGGGAAGGAATTCActgtttacagtgatgcatcacatgttggtttgggttgtgtgctAATGCAAGAGGGTAGGGTAGTTGCTTATACGTCTCGAAAGCTGAAGCCTCACGAGGCCAATTGCCCTACTCACGACTTGGAGTTAGCTGCGGTG aaggagttgaatcttaggcagcaAAGATGGATAGAGCTTCTTCAAGACTATGATTCCTCAATTAAATACCATCCTAGTAAGGCTAACATGGTAGCTGACGCATTGAGCCATAGGGCTGTAAATGATTTGAGAGCGTTATTTACTCGTCTTAGCctgtttgatgatggtagctTGCTGGCAGAGTTACAG CAagtgaaggctgaacatcaATTACCTTCAGGGTTACTCCAGCCAGTTAAAATTccactttggaagtgggagagagtaaccatggattttgtgagtgggCTACACTTGAcgcctactaagaaggattcagtACGG atagatggtcaatctgagagggtgattcaaatTCTAGAGGATATGTTAAAGTGTTGTGTAGTGGATTTTCGAGGCAACTGGGAAGATTATTTGCCGCTAGCAGAGTTTGCGTACAATAATAGCTATCAGTcca AGTTGGTTACTGATACCGAAGAGAATGTAAAACTGATTCAAGATCGGTTGAATGAAGCGTCGGATAGGAAAAACTCTTATGCGGATCTTAAACACCAAGAGATTGAGTATTTTATGGGGGATTATGTGCTTTTCAAGGTTTCTCTTTGGAAGAAGATACTCAGGTTTGGACAGAAGGGTAAGCTTAGCCTtaggttcattgggccttaTCGTATACTGAAGCGTGTGAGACCGGTCGCTTATCAACTTGAGTTGCCTCCAGAATTAGACCGaattcatgatgtgtttcatgtcTCCATGCTGAGACGTTACCGCTCTGATCCCACACACATTGTTCGAGTTGAGGAAATCGAGGTTAGGCCGAATTTGACCTTCAAGGAGGAACCAGTGCAGATTTTGGACCGTGAGGTTAGAGTACTGAGAAAGAAATCTATTCCCTTAGTCAAGGTGCTATGGAGTAATCACAGTTCATAG